TGTCGGGACTGAGTATTTGTATGCCATCGAGCTGGAAGGTCAGATGTTAGAAGTGGCCATGCCATCGGATAAACCTCTGGATCTCAGCAAGCCGGTGAGTTTGAAAATTAAGCCCCATGCGATAAACTTCTTTTCTTAAGGCATAACAATTCGTTACATTAGCAAATGGCAACTTAGATAAGTGCGGTGGCCGGGCGTGCGTAGATACGCCCAAAAGATACGAGCACAACCGCACCATTCGGGTTTAGTATGGCGCGTTGATTTAATGATAGGAAGGGGTGATGGCGCAAGCACAATCAGGGGTATGTGCCGAGGCAAATCTACACGGTTTGCACTTGTTTTTTAACGTACTGGATGGTCACGATGAGGCGGTGCGATCGGCGCTCAGCCAGGCGGGCAGGTTGCAGGATGAACTCAGTGACCGTTTTTCTGAGGCCATGCTTAGCAGCTTTGTCGCCATAGGTGCCCAGTACTGGCCGCATATCTATCCCGAGTTTATTCCGCCGCAGCTGAAAAGTTTTCCCCTGATCAAAAGCAGTGAGCATTTGTGTCATAGCCAGCCATTCGACCTACTCTATGTGATCCGCTCAGACAGAGAAGATGTCAATCACCTGTTTGCCCAGAGTGTGCTGCACATGTTATCCGGGGGCGTCGAGCTGGTTGCCCAGGTGCGCGCTTTTCGTTTTCTTGACGGACGGGACTTTAATGGTTTTGTTTATGGTGCCGATATTCCCCATGGCCGCTTTAAACGCCAGGTTGCCTTAGTGAGCAATCCGGGAGGGCTTGACGATCAGGGCAGCTATATTCATGTTCAGCGTACTCAGTTTGACCTGACCCGCTGGCAGGCGTTGCCGCTGTCGGATCAGGAACAGCTGATGGGGCGCACCCGCCTTGATAACCTGTTGATTGACGATGCGCCGCCTTACAACCATGCCCGGCTCAATGAGATTAAAGACAGTGAAGGTAAACCTCTGCTGTTGAATCAAAGTATGCCCTATGGCGATGTCTATGAGCAGGGTAGTTTATGGCTTAGCTGCGCCGCGAAAGGGGATGCGTTTGAGCAGCTGTTACACAGTCGCTTTGGCTTGTCGGGGGATGGAGATTACGATCCGCTGCTGGATTATTCTCAGGGCGATATGGGGGCGGCATTCTTTGCGCCATCGCTGCAGTTTTTACAGCAAATGGCGCAGTCTTAACCGTGATCAGACGTTATCAAAAAGCGTTTTAACTCTATCCAGGGTGGCATCAATTTCAGAGACTTTGGCGGGGGCGATAAAAATGGTGTCGTCACCTGCAATCGTGCCTAGCACGCCATCGGCAGATCCCAGCGAGTCCAGCAGGCGGGCAATCAGTTGAGCGGCTCCCGGGCTGGTGCGTATGATGATCATCATTTCGTTATGTACTATGTCGATCACCAGCTGGCGCAGCGGGCTTTTTGCGGTGGGTACCCCCATTTCCGCGGGTAAACAATACACCATTTCCTGTTTGGCATTGCGGGTGCGCACGGCACCGAACTTACTCAGCATACGAGAGACTTTACTTTGGCTGATGTTGTCAAATCCCTGCTCTTTGAGGGCATCGACAATTTCACCTTGAGAACCAAAGTTTTCTTCTTTTAACAGGGCCTTAAAGGCTTTGACTAGGGCTTCTTGTTTTTCCTGCGGCTGCATACTCAATACTTCTTTATGACTCAATTGTTAGGATTTTACACAAAACGCGCCTGTTACCCAAATTTCAGGACGAGAAGATTCTTCAAGCGATGGTGGTTTTCCAGATTAGAAACGCGGGACCAAGCGTAAACCATTAGTAGCAGTATTTGTCGCGAACTTTACAACTATAGTCGAAAAAAAGACGAAAATTGCGCGTATAAATTTGTTTTTGGCGGCGCTTTTCATTATCTTTACAGCACATTTAATTCCACCTTCAAATTATGGAGAATTCCAATGAAAGTTGCTGTATTAGGTGCCGCTGGCGGTATCGGTCAAGCATTGTCTCTTTTGCTTAAAAACGGTTTACCTGCTGGTTCTGAGCTTGCGCTATACGACGTAGCGCCAGTAGTACCTGGCGTAGCGGTTGACCTGTCTCACATCCCAACAGCGGTAAAAGTAGCTGGTTTTGGTAAAGACGACCTGGATGCAGCGCTGGTTGATGCAGACATCGTATTGATCCCTGCGGGTATGCCACGTAAGCCTGGTATGGACCGTGCTGACCTGTTCAATGTAAATGCTGGCATCATCAAGACTCTGGCTGAAGGCATTGTTAAAAACTGTCCTAAAGCGCTGGTTGGTGTGATCACTAACCCAGTAAACGGCACTGTGCCAATCGTTGCTGAAGTATTCAAAAAAGCCGGTACTTACGATCCTGCTCGCGTATTCGGTGTTACTACACTGGATGTTATCCGTGCAGAGACTTTCATCGCTGAGCTGAAAGGCCTGAACGTAAGCGACGTGAAAGTGCCTGTGATTGGTGGTCACTCAGGTACTACTATTCTGCCTCTGCTTTCTCAGGTTGAAGGCGCTGAGTTCTCTGATGAAGAAGTAGCAGCTCTGACTAAGCGTATCCAGAATGCCGGTACTGAAGTCGTTGAAGCTAAGGCGGGTGGCGGCTCTGCAACTCTGTCTATGGGCGCAGCTGCGGCACGTTTCTGCTTCTCACTGGTTAAAGGCCTGCAAGGTGAAAACGTGGTTGAGTACGCTTATGTTGAAGGCAATACGGGCGATGCGACTTTCTTTGCACAACCTGTACGTCTTGGCAAAAACGGCGTAGAAGAGCTGCTGCCATACGGCGAGCTGAGCGCGTTTGAGCAACAAGCAAAAGACGACATGCTGGCGACACTTGAAAAAGACATCAAAGAAGGTGTTGATTTCATGGCATAATTTGCCAGTTTACTGAGCAATATCTTTGCCTGGTAAGTGAAACGAAAAAAGCCTGACTGAGTCAGGCTTTTTTGTGTCTGATTACAAAGCCGCTAGTGCAGGATCCGAGCGCGGATCGTGCCTTCAACCGCACTTAGCTCTTTTAACGCAACTTCAGAGTGGTCGCTGTCCACATCAATCACCACGTAACCAATGCTGTCATCGGTTTGCAGGTATTGCGCTGCGATATTGATGCCATGCTGTGCAAACGCCTGGTTAATTTGTGTCAGCACACCAGGGCGGTTCTCATGCACGTGCAGCAGACGGCTGCGGTTTGACAGTTCAGGTAGTGATACTTCCGGGAAGTTGACCGCTGTGACGGTTGAGCCGTTATCAGAGTACTTCGCCAGTTTACCCGCGACTTCTATTCCAATGTTTTCCTGTGCTTCCTGCGTGGAGCCGCCGACATGTGGGGTCAGGATCACATTGTCGAACTGGCGCAGTGGTGAGACAAACTCTTCGTCGTTAGACTTAGGCTCGACCGGGAATACATCGATCGCAGCACCAGACAGTTTACCGGCGCTCAGCGCTTCAGCCAGGGCATCGATATCCACCACAGTACCGCGTGAGGCATTGATCAGGATCGCACCCTGTTTCATTACTTCCAGCTCCGCCATGCCAATCAGGTTTTTCGTTTGCGATGTTTCCGGCACGTGTAAGCTCACCACATCAGCACGTTGCAACAACTGAGTTAGGCTTTGCACCTGTTGCGCATTGCCCAATGTCAGCTTGTCTTCAATGTCGTAAAACTCAACCTTCATGCCAATGTTTTCGGCCATGATCCCCAGCTGAGTGCCGATATGACCATAACCAATGATCCCCAGCGTTTTACCACGTGCCTCAAAAGAGCCAATCGCGGATTTAAACCACTCGCCACGGTGCGCCATCGCGTTACGCTTTGGAATGCCCCGTAACAGCAGCAGGATCTCACCCAGTACCAGTTCAGCCACTGAACGCGTATTTGAAAACGGCGCATTAAAGACGGCAATACCACGCTGTTTGGCCGCATTCAGATCAACCTGATTGGTGCCAATACAAAAGCAGCCAATTGCAACCAGCTTATCTGCGGCTTCCAGAACGGTTTCACTGAGGTGTGTACGCGAGCGGATCCCCACAAAGTGGACATTTTTGATCCGCTCAATCAATTCATTTTCAGGTAGCGATGTCTTTACGTACTCGATATTGCTATAACCGTTGCGCTTGAGCGTTTCAACAGCGCTCTGGTGTACGCCTTCCAACAATAAAATGCGAATTTTGTCCTTAGACAAGGATACCTTACTCATGACTCATTCCTGTTACTTAATTTGTGGCCCCTCTGGGGTCCCTGTGATGACGATGTTGGCGCCGCGCTGAGCGAACAAGCCATTGGTAACAACACCGACGATTTGATTAATTTTTTCTTCCAGTTCGGCTGCCTGTGTGATGGATAATCCATGGACATCCAAAATCACATTGCCGTTATCTGTGACAACACCCTGACGATAGACAGGATCGCCACCCAATTTGAGCAACTCGCGGGCAACATAGCTGCGCGCCATTGGGATCACTTCAACCGGTAAAGGGAACTGTCCCAGCACATCGACGTGCTTAGTGTTGTCAACAATACAAATAAACTGTCTGGCAACCGCAGCCACGATTTTTTCGCGCGTCAGTGCCGCGCCGCCGCCCTTGATCATCTGATTGTGCGCATTAATTTCATCCGCACCATCAACATAAATGTCCAGCTCAGACACATCATTGAGCTCAAACACCTCGATACCCAGCGCCTTAAGCTTTTCAGTCGATGCCTCGGAGCTAGAGACGGCACCTTTAATGGTGTCTTTGACACTGCCCAGCGCATCAATAAAGTGGTTGACGGTAGAGCCTGTGCCTACGCCGACCACTGTGCCGGCTTCAACATACTGTAGCGCCGCCCAGGCAGCTGCTTTTTTCATTTCATCTTGAGTCATAACGCGATCACTGTTTTAGTTGATTATTCGCTCGCAATTATACGCTCAAAGCGCAAAAAAAGTATGTCAGATGCCACTAATGACGGAATTTATGATCGGATACTGGCAGTTACCACTGATAGTAGTGCTGTGGCGTGATTATGCTTGGCAGGGGCACATCCCAGGCTTCGGTTGGCAGGGCTGCCACCTTTTGACAGTCATGGGCCAGACCTATCAGTTTAGGCTGTTGCCACTGTTCACGATAATAACGCGCCAGCGTGCGATCATAGTAGCCACCGCCCATTCCAAGGCGGTTGCCCGCGTCGTCAAATGCGACAAGCGGGAGCAGTAGGTAATCTAACTGCGCCAGCGGGCAAATGTGGCTACAATTTAACTCTGGCTCTAAGATAGCATAGCGATTCTGCCTCATGGGTGAGTTTTTTTCATACTTCTGAAAGAGCAAAGTGACGCCACTGAAGGGGTGAATAACCGGTAAGTAAAGGTCCATACCTTTGGACCAAAGTGTTTGAATTAAAAGGTTAGTTCTGAGTTCACCATCGTTTTCCAGGTAGACCCCGATACGGGCGTTTTTGGGGAGTTTTACATGTTGAGTGAAATTAATAGTTAAATTATGTTCGGCCTCTTTTTGTTGCTCTTCTGTCAGGCCGTTACGCATTTTTCTAATACTCTTTCTAATTTCTTTCCTTGATGTTGTGATTTTTTCATCTGAAAGTGAGTTTGTTTTCATTACACAGGCACCAATTCAGGAAAAGCAAGACTGATCCCTAAAACAACCAGTAGCAACACTAATAGAGACAGCAAGATGTACAGGAACTTTTTAGAGCGCTTGGGTGGCTCACTGTCGAGTTCCAGCTCGCTGAACAGCGACTCATCTTCCCATTCGTCTTCTTCATGTTGCTCATCTTTGACCTGTTTGCCGTCGATGCGTTGCTCCAGCTCATCCAGCTTTTCTTCAATGCGGATCAGGCTGCTGGTAATATAGTCGAGCGCATCGAAAACACGCTCGTTGGCCGCACTTTGTGCTGTGTCTGAGCCCGTACTGGGCTGAGATTGGGATTGCAGCTTACTTTGGATCCCATACACGGCCAGTAACTTAGCCTGTTTAAGGCACTTTTGTTTGTCTGCGGGGCCAAACAGGGATTTACCTGTGGTGAAGTCGGCTACCTTCTGTGCTGACACTTTTAGTTTAGCTGCGAGTTGCTCTGTGGCTGCCTGGCTGTCAGTGCCTGGCTTGAAGCCGGAAAACACTACGCGAAATTGCTCGCTCATGAGGTTCCCTCAATATCGTTACTTCGGGTCCATTATTCATGCCAATTCCCGGCGACTTGTTGTTAACTTATTGCTGGGCAAGCGGAATAAAAAACATGGACATCGTCAATTGTTGTTTTGAGTATACCTAACTTTTCACAACAGTGTATGAAGTTATCTTATTGGCGTGACACTGGGAGCAAGGGCGCCTGGTACGGCGCCGTAATAAAGTGGTGTGGCAGATCAGTATTTTGCGGATTGATTATATTTCAGTGAGTCGTTGATGAACTCGCGCAAGTCCTGGTTGGCCTGAGTAAGATCCGGACGGCGCAGATACATCATGTGACCCGAGCGATAACCTTTAAAGCGCAATCTGTGCTGCATTTTCCCGCTGGGGTCGAGGTGCCAGAGGTTGTATTTACCATCAAAATAATTGGTGGCACCATCATAATAACCCGACTGCACCATCACATTCAGATAGGGGTTTTTTGCCATGGACAGGCGCAACTGCTCACCCACCTCGTTGTCGCGGCGATCCCAGGGGTGCACATCACCAAACATATTATATTTGATGTCCGTTTTATAATTCAGCTCATGGCGGAAGTAGTGATTGATTGCGGGTGTAAAGGCATGTAACCAGGCGTCCAGTTCCGGCCAATAGTCAGGGCCTTCACCCGCATCGCGTTTATCAATACCCAGGTAACGGGAATCAAGGCGACCGACCGTATAGCCGCGCTCGCGCAGCAGTTCTTTCCAGAAAGCACGGTTGGGGATGTCGAGGTTATTTTGTAGTACGAATTGCTGTGACAGGCCACTGAAATACGCGACTTGTTTTGCCACTTCCTGGCGTGTCTGCTCGCTCAACATGGCCCCTTTAGCTAACGCAGGCAGGTAATGATCTAAGGTATAAGCTTCCACCTGCTCAAGTACGTTGAGCAGATCTTGGTTTTGCAAGGCCTCTGGCAGCGCCTTGTGATACCAAGCGGTTGCAGCAAAATACGGCAGCCGGTTGGCGCTTTTTACAGGCCCTTGACGTTGAATGCCAATATCCGTCGGAGACACCAGCACCACACCGTTAAGGAACAGCCACTGCTTATTCTGTAGTTCA
The Pseudoalteromonas viridis DNA segment above includes these coding regions:
- a CDS encoding Dyp-type peroxidase; the protein is MAQAQSGVCAEANLHGLHLFFNVLDGHDEAVRSALSQAGRLQDELSDRFSEAMLSSFVAIGAQYWPHIYPEFIPPQLKSFPLIKSSEHLCHSQPFDLLYVIRSDREDVNHLFAQSVLHMLSGGVELVAQVRAFRFLDGRDFNGFVYGADIPHGRFKRQVALVSNPGGLDDQGSYIHVQRTQFDLTRWQALPLSDQEQLMGRTRLDNLLIDDAPPYNHARLNEIKDSEGKPLLLNQSMPYGDVYEQGSLWLSCAAKGDAFEQLLHSRFGLSGDGDYDPLLDYSQGDMGAAFFAPSLQFLQQMAQS
- the argR gene encoding transcriptional regulator ArgR codes for the protein MQPQEKQEALVKAFKALLKEENFGSQGEIVDALKEQGFDNISQSKVSRMLSKFGAVRTRNAKQEMVYCLPAEMGVPTAKSPLRQLVIDIVHNEMMIIIRTSPGAAQLIARLLDSLGSADGVLGTIAGDDTIFIAPAKVSEIDATLDRVKTLFDNV
- the mdh gene encoding malate dehydrogenase — encoded protein: MKVAVLGAAGGIGQALSLLLKNGLPAGSELALYDVAPVVPGVAVDLSHIPTAVKVAGFGKDDLDAALVDADIVLIPAGMPRKPGMDRADLFNVNAGIIKTLAEGIVKNCPKALVGVITNPVNGTVPIVAEVFKKAGTYDPARVFGVTTLDVIRAETFIAELKGLNVSDVKVPVIGGHSGTTILPLLSQVEGAEFSDEEVAALTKRIQNAGTEVVEAKAGGGSATLSMGAAAARFCFSLVKGLQGENVVEYAYVEGNTGDATFFAQPVRLGKNGVEELLPYGELSAFEQQAKDDMLATLEKDIKEGVDFMA
- the serA gene encoding phosphoglycerate dehydrogenase — translated: MSKVSLSKDKIRILLLEGVHQSAVETLKRNGYSNIEYVKTSLPENELIERIKNVHFVGIRSRTHLSETVLEAADKLVAIGCFCIGTNQVDLNAAKQRGIAVFNAPFSNTRSVAELVLGEILLLLRGIPKRNAMAHRGEWFKSAIGSFEARGKTLGIIGYGHIGTQLGIMAENIGMKVEFYDIEDKLTLGNAQQVQSLTQLLQRADVVSLHVPETSQTKNLIGMAELEVMKQGAILINASRGTVVDIDALAEALSAGKLSGAAIDVFPVEPKSNDEEFVSPLRQFDNVILTPHVGGSTQEAQENIGIEVAGKLAKYSDNGSTVTAVNFPEVSLPELSNRSRLLHVHENRPGVLTQINQAFAQHGINIAAQYLQTDDSIGYVVIDVDSDHSEVALKELSAVEGTIRARILH
- the rpiA gene encoding ribose-5-phosphate isomerase RpiA; the protein is MTQDEMKKAAAWAALQYVEAGTVVGVGTGSTVNHFIDALGSVKDTIKGAVSSSEASTEKLKALGIEVFELNDVSELDIYVDGADEINAHNQMIKGGGAALTREKIVAAVARQFICIVDNTKHVDVLGQFPLPVEVIPMARSYVARELLKLGGDPVYRQGVVTDNGNVILDVHGLSITQAAELEEKINQIVGVVTNGLFAQRGANIVITGTPEGPQIK
- a CDS encoding 5-formyltetrahydrofolate cyclo-ligase, which encodes MKTNSLSDEKITTSRKEIRKSIRKMRNGLTEEQQKEAEHNLTINFTQHVKLPKNARIGVYLENDGELRTNLLIQTLWSKGMDLYLPVIHPFSGVTLLFQKYEKNSPMRQNRYAILEPELNCSHICPLAQLDYLLLPLVAFDDAGNRLGMGGGYYDRTLARYYREQWQQPKLIGLAHDCQKVAALPTEAWDVPLPSIITPQHYYQW
- a CDS encoding S10 family peptidase, with product MLLKPLLFALCATLLTTLPYKALAQADTQGQLTQQIDTQVITEHKGTFNGERFSYTAATGTQPVWNKDGHPIATLHYTYYKKSKVKDPATRPLLISFNGGPGSASVWMHIAYTGPRVLKIDDEGYPMQPYGLKDNPDSVLDVADILFVNPVNTGYSRVLPEQDGTMADKQTLQKRFFGVNADIEYLAGWLNTFINRHGRALSPKFLIGESYGTTRVSGLAHELQNKQWLFLNGVVLVSPTDIGIQRQGPVKSANRLPYFAATAWYHKALPEALQNQDLLNVLEQVEAYTLDHYLPALAKGAMLSEQTRQEVAKQVAYFSGLSQQFVLQNNLDIPNRAFWKELLRERGYTVGRLDSRYLGIDKRDAGEGPDYWPELDAWLHAFTPAINHYFRHELNYKTDIKYNMFGDVHPWDRRDNEVGEQLRLSMAKNPYLNVMVQSGYYDGATNYFDGKYNLWHLDPSGKMQHRLRFKGYRSGHMMYLRRPDLTQANQDLREFINDSLKYNQSAKY